In the genome of Mucilaginibacter defluvii, one region contains:
- a CDS encoding ComF family protein: MAKILTLPADSWPLRKRKKPYKYMWLRNTYLADLISLIFPELCAACNTRLVKGEQVICTVCRFDLPYTNFHQQKENIVARQFWGKLKVENAYALLYFTKGGKVQNMVHRFKYDGEKQIGVTLGDIAGEQLNVVNEADKIDYIIPVPLHKSKLRKRGYNQSELFADGLAQRLNTSVEINNLIRVVATETQTRKSRFARFENMQQVFTVANADRLTGKHVLLVDDIVTTGSTLEACGIELLKIPGLKLSIATIAYAE, translated from the coding sequence GTGGCAAAGATATTGACGCTGCCTGCGGACAGCTGGCCATTAAGGAAAAGGAAAAAGCCGTATAAATACATGTGGCTGCGTAATACTTATTTGGCCGATCTGATTTCGCTGATCTTTCCGGAACTGTGCGCGGCCTGTAATACCCGGCTTGTAAAAGGCGAACAGGTTATTTGTACCGTTTGCCGTTTTGATTTACCCTACACCAACTTTCATCAGCAAAAGGAGAATATTGTTGCACGCCAATTTTGGGGTAAGCTTAAAGTTGAAAATGCGTATGCGCTGCTTTATTTTACCAAAGGCGGTAAGGTACAAAACATGGTACACCGCTTTAAGTACGATGGCGAAAAACAGATCGGTGTAACATTAGGCGATATAGCAGGTGAACAGTTAAACGTTGTTAATGAAGCTGATAAGATCGATTACATCATCCCGGTGCCGCTGCATAAAAGCAAGCTGCGCAAACGGGGTTATAATCAGAGCGAACTGTTTGCCGATGGCTTAGCGCAAAGGTTGAACACGTCAGTCGAAATCAATAACCTTATACGTGTTGTAGCTACAGAAACGCAAACACGTAAATCGCGGTTCGCGAGGTTTGAAAACATGCAGCAGGTATTCACTGTGGCCAATGCGGACAGGTTAACCGGCAAGCATGTATTACTTGTTGACGATATTGTAACCACAGGCTCCACGCTCGAAGCCTGCGGTATAGAATTACTTAAGATACCCGGCCTTAAGCTAAGCATTGCCACTATAGCTTACGCTGAGTAA
- the rlmN gene encoding 23S rRNA (adenine(2503)-C(2))-methyltransferase RlmN: protein MNTATAKTDIRSLTLNALQEQFVLLGEKGFRAKQVYEWLWKKSCVSFDEMSNISKELRTKLEQNFTINNVKIHTSQLSGDKTIKNSFILHDNHLIEGVLIPTPERMTACVSSQVGCSLTCKFCATGYMERKRNLNPDEIYDQVVLIDKQARENYNQPLSNIVYMGMGEPLLNYANMMKSIEKITSEDGLNMAAKRITVSTAGIAKMIRKLGDDQVKFNLALSLHAANDEKRNTIMPINEQNSLKALADALKYYYAKTKNPVTYEYIIFDGVNDNIQDAMELARFCKHLPCKVNIIEYNPIAFASYINAGEDKVEAFAAYLRKQGIITNLRRSRGKDIDAACGQLAIKEKEKAV from the coding sequence GTGAATACCGCAACTGCAAAAACAGATATCCGAAGCTTGACGCTTAACGCTTTACAGGAACAATTTGTTCTTTTGGGCGAAAAGGGTTTCAGGGCCAAACAAGTTTATGAGTGGCTCTGGAAAAAATCATGCGTTTCATTTGACGAAATGAGCAATATATCAAAAGAACTACGTACCAAGCTTGAGCAGAATTTCACTATCAATAATGTTAAAATTCATACTTCACAACTTAGTGGTGATAAAACTATAAAAAATTCTTTTATTTTACACGATAACCACTTAATTGAGGGTGTATTAATACCCACACCTGAGCGTATGACGGCCTGTGTATCATCGCAAGTAGGCTGCAGCCTTACCTGCAAGTTTTGCGCTACCGGTTATATGGAGCGCAAGCGTAACCTTAACCCCGACGAAATTTACGATCAGGTAGTGCTGATTGATAAACAAGCCCGTGAAAATTATAATCAGCCGCTTAGTAACATTGTTTACATGGGCATGGGCGAGCCGCTGCTTAATTACGCTAATATGATGAAATCCATAGAGAAGATAACATCTGAAGATGGACTGAACATGGCCGCGAAGCGCATCACGGTGTCAACAGCGGGTATCGCTAAAATGATCAGGAAACTGGGCGACGACCAAGTGAAATTTAACCTGGCGCTTTCGCTGCATGCCGCTAATGACGAAAAACGCAATACCATAATGCCTATTAACGAGCAAAACTCGCTTAAGGCACTGGCCGACGCGCTTAAATACTACTACGCCAAAACCAAAAACCCGGTAACTTACGAGTATATTATTTTTGACGGCGTGAATGATAACATTCAGGATGCGATGGAACTGGCACGCTTTTGCAAGCACCTGCCCTGCAAGGTTAACATCATTGAGTATAACCCTATCGCTTTTGCCAGCTATATAAATGCCGGCGAAGATAAGGTTGAGGCCTTCGCGGCTTATCTGCGAAAGCAAGGCATCATCACCAACCTGCGCCGCAGCCGTGGCAAAGATATTGACGCTGCCTGCGGACAGCTGGCCATTAAGGAAAAGGAAAAAGCCGTATAA